The proteins below come from a single Zhouia spongiae genomic window:
- a CDS encoding WD40/YVTN/BNR-like repeat-containing protein — MKNYLLLAASALFLNPMQAQQPATNSDKILQGLSDIKTIQQNSLIKNVPLKNIGPTIMSGRVVDLDVNPADPTEFYVGYASGGVWYTNNNGTSFTPITEKAPTMNIGDIAVDWNTKTIWVGTGENNSSRSSYAGIGILKSSDQGKTWNHAGLPDSHHIGRIIINPNNPDEVVIGVTGHLYSKNEERGVYKTTDGGKTWKKTLFINDETGIIDLSIAPDNFNIMYAAAWKRDRKAWNFVGSGNDSGIYKSTDGGDSWTLLTTKESGFPTGDGVGRIGLAVFDSNTLYAVHDSQFHRDKKEKDLNEPDKLTKEDFKTMSAAQLMELDNKKLNEFLKTNGFHEKYRAQNVKQLVSTGSVKPADLAKYLEDANALLFDTPVIGAEVYKSTNGGKTWRKTNDEYIDGLFYSYGYYFGEIRVDPGNVNRLYIGGVPLVKSDDGGKTWDIISKENVHADHQALWVNPNKPGHLINGNDGGVNITYDDGEHWIKNNTPAVGQFYAVNVDNQKPYKIYGGLQDNGVWMAAHNARQDQSWKQYGAYPWKELMGGDGMQVQIDNRNPNVIYTGYQFGNYFRIELDKNEKTYIQPKHQLGESPYRFNWQTPILLSSHNQDILYLGGNKLMRSMNRGNDWTAISGDLTNGGKPGNVAYGTLTTISESPFEFGLIYTGSDDGLVHLTRNAGGNWKLISSSLPKDLWVSRVVASSHKKERVYVSLNGYRWDDFNTYVYMSDDYGNTWKNISSNLPISPVNVIKEDPENENLLYLGTDNGLYVSFDKGNSWEAFSKNLPKVAVHDLAIQPDAKDLIVGTHGRSIYIANIEQLQRLSPEVLSSKVYTFDIDDVKHSQAWGSSRSRSSETFEPNAKIAFYTAKKGSSTIKISTHNDITINLFETETDRGINYFDYDLTFSEKGKKTFDKKNKNITLKEAPNGKYYLPKGKYTIETSTNGGTSKKQFEVK, encoded by the coding sequence ATGAAAAATTATTTACTTCTGGCCGCAAGTGCCCTGTTCCTGAACCCAATGCAGGCTCAGCAGCCGGCTACCAATTCAGACAAAATACTACAAGGGCTCTCAGATATCAAAACCATACAACAAAACTCCCTTATAAAAAACGTGCCTCTTAAGAATATTGGTCCGACAATTATGAGTGGCCGCGTTGTTGACCTGGATGTAAATCCGGCCGATCCAACCGAATTTTATGTTGGATATGCTTCAGGAGGCGTTTGGTATACAAATAATAACGGTACCAGTTTCACTCCGATAACGGAGAAAGCTCCAACAATGAATATAGGCGACATTGCTGTTGACTGGAATACAAAAACTATCTGGGTCGGAACAGGAGAAAATAATTCTTCGAGATCTTCTTATGCCGGTATCGGTATCTTAAAATCATCCGACCAGGGAAAAACATGGAACCATGCCGGGCTCCCTGATTCGCATCATATCGGGCGGATAATAATAAACCCGAACAACCCGGATGAAGTAGTGATCGGCGTTACCGGACACCTGTATTCGAAAAACGAAGAAAGGGGTGTTTACAAAACAACGGATGGGGGAAAAACATGGAAAAAAACTCTTTTTATAAATGATGAGACCGGGATAATAGACCTGTCCATTGCTCCGGACAATTTCAACATCATGTATGCCGCAGCCTGGAAAAGAGATCGTAAAGCCTGGAATTTTGTAGGCAGCGGGAATGATTCCGGCATCTATAAAAGTACCGACGGAGGCGATTCGTGGACTCTTCTGACGACCAAAGAATCAGGATTTCCCACAGGCGATGGCGTTGGACGAATTGGGCTGGCTGTATTTGACAGCAATACGCTATATGCCGTTCACGACAGCCAGTTTCACAGAGATAAAAAGGAGAAAGATTTAAATGAGCCTGATAAACTCACTAAAGAAGACTTCAAAACCATGTCAGCAGCTCAGCTCATGGAGCTGGACAATAAGAAGCTTAATGAGTTCCTTAAGACCAATGGCTTTCACGAAAAATACCGTGCACAAAATGTAAAACAACTTGTCAGCACCGGTTCTGTTAAACCTGCCGATCTGGCAAAATACCTGGAAGATGCCAATGCCCTTCTCTTTGACACGCCCGTTATTGGTGCTGAAGTATATAAAAGCACCAATGGAGGAAAGACATGGAGAAAGACCAACGACGAATATATTGACGGTCTTTTCTACAGCTATGGCTATTATTTTGGTGAGATCAGAGTAGATCCTGGCAATGTAAACAGACTTTATATAGGAGGTGTACCACTTGTAAAGTCGGATGACGGTGGAAAAACATGGGATATCATAAGCAAAGAAAACGTACATGCCGACCATCAGGCCCTTTGGGTTAACCCAAATAAACCAGGTCACTTGATAAATGGTAATGACGGCGGTGTTAACATCACCTATGATGATGGCGAACACTGGATCAAGAACAACACCCCGGCTGTCGGACAATTTTACGCTGTTAACGTAGATAACCAAAAACCGTATAAAATATACGGCGGCCTACAGGATAATGGCGTTTGGATGGCTGCCCATAATGCTCGGCAAGATCAAAGCTGGAAACAATATGGAGCATACCCCTGGAAAGAACTTATGGGAGGCGACGGGATGCAGGTACAGATAGACAACAGAAACCCTAATGTTATTTACACAGGATACCAATTCGGAAATTATTTCAGGATAGAACTGGATAAAAACGAAAAAACATACATCCAGCCTAAACACCAACTCGGTGAAAGTCCATACCGGTTTAACTGGCAAACTCCCATTTTACTGTCCTCTCACAATCAAGACATCTTATATTTAGGAGGGAACAAACTAATGCGTTCGATGAACCGGGGTAATGACTGGACAGCCATATCCGGCGATCTCACAAACGGCGGGAAACCCGGAAATGTAGCGTATGGCACCCTGACAACCATCTCAGAATCTCCTTTTGAATTTGGCCTGATCTATACCGGAAGCGATGACGGCCTGGTACACCTGACCAGAAATGCCGGAGGAAACTGGAAACTGATATCTTCGAGCCTGCCTAAAGATTTATGGGTGTCGAGGGTTGTGGCTTCCAGCCATAAAAAGGAAAGGGTCTATGTCTCCCTAAACGGCTACCGATGGGATGACTTCAACACCTATGTTTATATGAGTGATGATTACGGAAATACCTGGAAAAATATCAGCTCGAACCTGCCTATCTCTCCTGTGAACGTTATCAAAGAAGACCCCGAAAACGAAAACTTATTATATCTCGGAACAGATAATGGCTTATACGTATCATTCGACAAAGGAAATTCATGGGAGGCCTTCAGCAAGAACCTGCCTAAGGTAGCTGTACATGACCTGGCCATACAACCAGACGCGAAAGACCTTATAGTAGGCACGCACGGACGAAGTATTTATATAGCAAACATAGAGCAATTACAAAGGCTAAGTCCAGAAGTTCTAAGCAGCAAGGTATACACTTTTGACATTGACGATGTAAAGCATTCGCAGGCATGGGGAAGCAGCAGATCAAGATCCTCTGAGACATTTGAGCCAAATGCCAAAATTGCCTTCTACACTGCAAAAAAAGGAAGTTCTACCATTAAGATATCAACTCATAATGATATTACAATCAATTTATTTGAAACAGAAACGGACAGAGGAATCAATTACTTTGACTACGACCTCACTTTTTCTGAGAAAGGCAAAAAAACATTTGATAAAAAGAACAAAAACATCACATTAAAAGAGGCTCCAAACGGAAAATACTATCTTCCGAAAGGAAAATACACAATCGAAACCTCCACAAACGGAGGTACAAGCAAAAAGCAATTTGAGGTAAAATAA